From a region of the Tenggerimyces flavus genome:
- a CDS encoding nuclear transport factor 2 family protein, with amino-acid sequence MHASDVMHKLATVIDEHAWHELPSLLHEDFTCRYVHTGQRFDAPSWVRFNAEYPGFQRFVLEDCVGTEDRAVGRAHVTGMTDGELQHFEVATFLTVRDDLIIDMTEVWADVINPA; translated from the coding sequence ATGCACGCATCCGACGTCATGCACAAACTCGCCACGGTGATCGACGAACACGCCTGGCACGAGCTGCCAAGCCTCCTGCACGAGGACTTCACCTGCAGGTACGTCCACACCGGCCAACGGTTCGACGCGCCGAGCTGGGTCCGGTTCAACGCCGAGTACCCAGGCTTCCAACGCTTCGTCCTCGAGGACTGCGTCGGCACCGAGGACAGGGCCGTCGGCCGCGCCCACGTCACCGGCATGACCGACGGGGAGCTCCAGCACTTCGAGGTCGCCACGTTCCTCACCGTTCGCGACGACCTCATCATCGACATGACCGAGGTCTGGGCCGACGTGATCAACCCCGCCTAG
- a CDS encoding alpha-L-fucosidase: MSDLEQASRVRPSERQLVWQRQDLLAFVHFGPNTFTGLEWGTGLEDPSVFAPSELDCSQWMRALRDGGFKGVILTAKHHDGFCLWPSKWVDHKLTSGDVVREAADAARAHGLAFGVYLSPADLYQAERGCYGNGSPAVESEIAPSFTYTVDDYNRYYLNQLYELLTEYGPIAEVWLDGANPTKASQSYAYDAWFDLVRRLAPDATIAIGGPDVRWVGNEDGYARETEWSVIPFAGGRMVAEETAAEVAGAEQLRDADELRWYPAEVDVSIRPGWFYHAEEDAEVKSLATLMEIYRCSVGRNALLLLNIPPDRRGLFAEPDVARLAEFGANVRAVYENDLRPAIFNVVGLSEDIANGQQVEAFAVDALIDDEWRELATGTTIGYRRLLPLSEPVAATDVRVRVLATRGPATVAVSLHLDPLVGSQE; the protein is encoded by the coding sequence ATGAGCGATCTGGAGCAGGCCTCGCGGGTACGACCGTCCGAACGGCAGCTGGTGTGGCAGCGGCAGGACCTGTTGGCGTTCGTACATTTCGGGCCGAACACGTTCACCGGGCTCGAATGGGGCACCGGGCTGGAGGATCCGTCCGTCTTCGCCCCTTCTGAGCTGGACTGTTCGCAATGGATGCGCGCGTTACGCGACGGCGGGTTCAAGGGCGTGATCCTGACCGCCAAGCACCACGACGGCTTCTGCCTGTGGCCGAGCAAGTGGGTCGACCACAAGCTCACGTCCGGCGATGTCGTACGGGAGGCGGCCGACGCCGCGCGTGCGCACGGCCTCGCGTTCGGCGTCTACCTGTCGCCCGCCGACCTCTACCAGGCCGAGCGCGGCTGTTATGGCAACGGCAGCCCGGCGGTCGAGTCGGAGATCGCGCCCAGCTTCACCTACACCGTCGACGACTACAACCGCTACTACCTGAACCAGCTGTACGAGCTGCTCACCGAGTACGGCCCGATCGCCGAGGTCTGGCTGGACGGCGCGAACCCCACCAAAGCGAGCCAGTCTTACGCGTACGACGCGTGGTTCGACCTCGTGCGGCGGCTCGCCCCGGACGCGACGATCGCGATCGGCGGACCGGACGTGCGCTGGGTCGGCAACGAGGACGGGTACGCGCGGGAGACCGAGTGGAGCGTGATCCCGTTCGCCGGCGGGCGCATGGTGGCCGAGGAGACGGCCGCCGAGGTCGCCGGAGCGGAGCAGCTGCGCGACGCCGACGAGCTGCGCTGGTACCCCGCCGAGGTCGACGTGTCGATCCGGCCGGGCTGGTTCTACCACGCCGAGGAGGACGCGGAGGTCAAGTCGCTCGCCACGCTGATGGAGATCTACCGCTGCTCGGTCGGGCGGAATGCCCTTCTGTTGTTGAATATTCCGCCGGACCGTCGCGGGCTGTTCGCGGAGCCGGACGTGGCGCGGTTGGCGGAGTTCGGCGCGAACGTACGGGCCGTCTATGAGAACGATCTCAGGCCGGCGATCTTCAACGTGGTCGGGCTGTCCGAGGACATCGCGAACGGCCAACAGGTCGAGGCGTTCGCCGTCGACGCGCTCATCGACGACGAATGGCGCGAGCTCGCCACGGGAACGACGATCGGCTACCGCCGCCTGCTCCCGTTGAGCGAACCGGTGGCGGCGACGGACGTACGCGTGCGGGTCCTGGCGACTCGCGGGCCGGCGACGGTGGCGGTGTCGCTGCATCTCGATCCGCTTGTAGGCTCGCAGGAGTGA
- a CDS encoding SDR family NAD(P)-dependent oxidoreductase: MSDRGVLVTGASRGVGAAVARTFAALGDRVVVHYGGSQAAAEAVLESLPGTGHVALQADLASPDAVQTLVDEAVKALGGLDVLVNNAGIYELHKIEEVSYDEWQAAWQRTLAVNLLGPANLIWCAARYLPRGGRIVNVSSRGAFRGEPRQPAYGASKAGLNSLGQSMARALGPRGIAVATVAPGYIDTDMAADVIHGPEAEDIRAQSPLGRVSTPEEVAAAVVYLASAEAEYASGAILDLNGASHLR; encoded by the coding sequence GTGAGCGATCGCGGTGTACTCGTGACAGGCGCGTCCAGGGGTGTCGGCGCGGCCGTGGCGCGGACTTTCGCCGCGCTGGGCGACCGGGTCGTCGTGCACTACGGCGGTTCGCAGGCCGCGGCCGAAGCGGTGCTGGAATCGTTGCCGGGAACGGGCCACGTCGCGCTGCAGGCCGACCTCGCCTCGCCGGACGCCGTCCAGACGCTGGTCGACGAGGCGGTGAAAGCCCTTGGTGGCTTGGATGTTCTCGTCAACAACGCCGGCATCTACGAGTTGCACAAGATCGAGGAAGTCTCGTACGACGAGTGGCAGGCCGCCTGGCAACGGACGTTGGCCGTCAACCTGCTCGGCCCGGCGAACCTCATCTGGTGCGCCGCCCGCTATCTCCCGCGAGGTGGGCGGATCGTCAACGTGTCCTCGCGCGGCGCGTTCCGCGGCGAGCCCCGCCAACCGGCGTACGGTGCGAGCAAGGCCGGTCTCAACTCGCTCGGACAGTCCATGGCCCGCGCGCTCGGCCCGCGCGGCATCGCGGTGGCGACCGTCGCGCCCGGCTACATCGACACCGACATGGCCGCCGACGTCATCCACGGCCCGGAGGCCGAGGACATCCGCGCCCAGAGCCCACTCGGCCGCGTCTCGACGCCAGAGGAGGTCGCGGCGGCGGTCGTCTACCTCGCGTCGGCTGAGGCGGAGTACGCGTCCGGCGCGATCCTCGACCTGAACGGCGCGTCCCACCTGCGTTAG